The Candidatus Zixiibacteriota bacterium DNA segment CACCGTGATACGGAGTCTCCTTAGACATATTTGCTGTTCTGTATGAGCCAAACCGCTATCTTTCTTTTCTTGCCGGCAGATGCCATTTTTCCTCAGAGCCTTTCTTGCTTCCGCTCTGTTTCTTTGGACATTATCTCTACGTCATTCAGAATTGATTCCGCAACCTGCGGTACGGCCGATTCCAGAGCGGGGGAGAGCCCTGTCCCAAATTTAAAAGATTCCCCCTCAATTCCATAGATAATCATCCGCGGCGGCAACTGGTCCAGGATACGGGCCATCTCTACCGCCTCGGCCACGCTGAAGGCATGGGTGGAATAGGAAAAGAAATCGGTCGGGATCGATTGACGGCGGGCGTCCAGCCGGTGAATGGTCCCCGGAGGAGCGCCGGAACTGACCGCATCAACCATAATGACACCATCAACTTCCCGCCATCGCTCCATCAGACTCGCCCCTTCACCGCTTTCCTCAATAATTTCAAGGAAAGCCGGAGCCTGATTCTTCAGACTCCGGACAACTATCAAACCTGCTGCATCATCCTTGCGGTATTGATTGCCCACGCCGATAAGAAGCAGTCGGGGTTTTTTTTCGGAAACCCCTTCGGATTTCATTTCAACCGCCCTTATTCCCGTTCAATATGCAATTTCAGGAAATGGCAGGAACAGGAAATACAGGGGTCATAATTTCTGATTGCCTGCTCGCACTGCCAGGTCAGCTTCTCGTTGGACAGGGCCAGATTCCTGCTGACAAACTCGCGCAGGTCACTTTCGATGATTCCCTGATTCTGGGAAGTCGGCGGAACAATCTTGGCATCCAGAATCACGCCGTTCTCGTCGAGGCGATAACGGTGATAGAGGATTCCCCTGGGGGCTTCCGAGCAGCCGCATCCGATACCTGCTTTCGGTACGATGTCAATGGCCGGCTTCTCCGGTTTTTCGTACTCTTTGATGATTCGGAGAGCCTCTTCGCAGGCATAGACCGTTTCGACACTGCGAACAATAATGCTCTTGAATGGATTACGGCATACTTCATCCAGTTTGGCCGCCCGCGCCGCCTGCTGTGCCGAGGGGGTCAGTTTGTCAAAATTCAGGGCGTAGCGGGCCAGCGGGCCGACCAAATAAGAACCGTGCTCCTTGTGTACACAATGCAGAGAAGTCGAATGCTCGACATGGAGTTCCTCAAAGTGCTTCTCAAAATCGGCGATCGGAATATCCAGCCCTTTGTTGGAAACCAGACGTCCATCGAACAGAGGATATTCATCGGGATGGCGCAGCGCGACAAATTCATAATCCTGCTCCAGTTCCGGGAAATCAAAGGTGGCGACAAGCTTGACCGTTTCCAGAGCGGCATCTCTGGCCCATTTCAGCGGTTCAACGAAAGTCTCCAGTTCCTTCTTGTTGGGCACCTTATAGAATCCGCCCACCTTCATATTGATGGGATGGATTTCGCGGCCGCCGACAAGAGTCATCAAATCGTTGCCGATTTTTTTCAGCTTCAGAGCATTTTTAACCGCATCGGGGAAATCCTTGGCCATTCTGATGGCATCTTCATAACCCAGAAAATCGGGGGCATGCAGAAGATAGACATGCAGAACATGGCTTTCGATATATTCGCCGCAGTAGATGAGACGCCGCAATGCCCGCAGCTGACCCTCCACTTTCACTCCGAAAGCATTTTCCATCGCCGTCACGGAGCTGGTTTGATAGGCAATCGGGCAGATACCGCAAATGCGGGCGGTAATATCGGGGGCTTCGCTATGGTTGCGTCCTCTCAAAAAAGCCTCGAAGAAACGGGGCGGCTCGAAAATGCGCAATTTAACATCCACCACCGCGCGATTCTTTATCTTGACATACAGCCCGCCCTCACCCTCCACCCGGGCCAGATAATCAACCTTGATAGTTCTACTTCTCATGGAATTCACTCTCCTTGCGAAAAGCGTCAGAGTAGGCATTGAAACTGCGGAAAGCGCGCACCAGGTTGGGGTCGGAAACGCCCATTTTGCCCCATTGGCGACCCAGAGACCGTGTATTGGGAGACTCTTTGGGGCCGAAACAGCCGTAGCAACCGCGATCATATCCCGGGCAAATGGCATCACATCCGGCATGCGTCACCGGACCGAGACAGGGTGTGCCGTGGGCGACCATGACACAAACATGGCCGCGAGCCTTGCACTGCATGCAGACACTGTGACGCGGCGTATTCGGCTTGCGACCGTTCAAATAGGCGCAGAGGACCTCCACCAGCTGCATTTTATTGATGGGACAGCCGTTCAGTTCGAAGTCGACCTTGACATGATCGCTGATAGGGGTCGACTTGTGAAGGGTTTCGATATACTCCGGATAGGCATAGACGATAGAGGTGAATTCTTTCACGTCTTTGAAATTTCGCAGGGCCTGAATGCCGCCGGTGGTGGCACAGGCGCCGATGGTCACCAGGACTTTCGAGGAGCGGCGGATCCGATGAATCCGTTCCGCATCGTGAGGCGTGGTGATAGATCCTTCAACCAGCGAGAGATCGTACGACCTTCCCACGACAGCGCGCGAGGCCTCGGGGAAGTTGGCGATCTCAATTTCGCCGGCCACGGCCAGAAGCTCATCCTCGCAATCGAGGAGGCTCAATTGGCAGCCGTCGCAGGATGCGAATTTCCAGACAGCCAGTTTTGGTTTGCGTTTATGGGTCATATCAAATTTCTCGCTTCGTAAAAAGGTCAGCAATCGTGTCAAATCGGAATACGGGACCGTCCTTGCAGACAAAGGCCTGTCCGTACTGACAATGCCCGCATTGACCTATGCCGCATTTCATGTTCCGCTCCGCCGAAACATAAATCTTATCCAATGCGATGCCGCGTTTCTGTAATTCCAGAACCGTGAACCGCATCATGATTTCCGGCCCGCAGACCATGGCCAGAGTATGCATGGGATCAAATTGCGCATTGGGAATGAGAGTGGTAACCACCCCCACATTGCCCTGCCAGTTTCCTGAGGCACGATCGACCGAAACATGCACATCCAGATCGAAACGGGCCCGCCACTGTTCCAGCTCTTGTCGATAGAGCAGGTCCTCCGGGGTGCGCGCTCCATAGAGAAGCACCACC contains these protein-coding regions:
- a CDS encoding hydrogenase maturation protease; its protein translation is MKSEGVSEKKPRLLLIGVGNQYRKDDAAGLIVVRSLKNQAPAFLEIIEESGEGASLMERWREVDGVIMVDAVSSGAPPGTIHRLDARRQSIPTDFFSYSTHAFSVAEAVEMARILDQLPPRMIIYGIEGESFKFGTGLSPALESAVPQVAESILNDVEIMSKETERKQERL
- a CDS encoding Ni/Fe hydrogenase subunit alpha, producing the protein MRSRTIKVDYLARVEGEGGLYVKIKNRAVVDVKLRIFEPPRFFEAFLRGRNHSEAPDITARICGICPIAYQTSSVTAMENAFGVKVEGQLRALRRLIYCGEYIESHVLHVYLLHAPDFLGYEDAIRMAKDFPDAVKNALKLKKIGNDLMTLVGGREIHPINMKVGGFYKVPNKKELETFVEPLKWARDAALETVKLVATFDFPELEQDYEFVALRHPDEYPLFDGRLVSNKGLDIPIADFEKHFEELHVEHSTSLHCVHKEHGSYLVGPLARYALNFDKLTPSAQQAARAAKLDEVCRNPFKSIIVRSVETVYACEEALRIIKEYEKPEKPAIDIVPKAGIGCGCSEAPRGILYHRYRLDENGVILDAKIVPPTSQNQGIIESDLREFVSRNLALSNEKLTWQCEQAIRNYDPCISCSCHFLKLHIERE
- a CDS encoding oxidoreductase, with the protein product MTHKRKPKLAVWKFASCDGCQLSLLDCEDELLAVAGEIEIANFPEASRAVVGRSYDLSLVEGSITTPHDAERIHRIRRSSKVLVTIGACATTGGIQALRNFKDVKEFTSIVYAYPEYIETLHKSTPISDHVKVDFELNGCPINKMQLVEVLCAYLNGRKPNTPRHSVCMQCKARGHVCVMVAHGTPCLGPVTHAGCDAICPGYDRGCYGCFGPKESPNTRSLGRQWGKMGVSDPNLVRAFRSFNAYSDAFRKESEFHEK